A genomic region of Alligator mississippiensis isolate rAllMis1 chromosome 6, rAllMis1, whole genome shotgun sequence contains the following coding sequences:
- the NPFFR1 gene encoding neuropeptide FF receptor 1, with the protein MEGSAFLPSNTSLPYSKNESSSHVFKDNYTFSSYYQHSSPIAAMFILAYIFIFLMCMIGNMLVCFIVLKNRQMRTVTNMFILNLAISDLLVGIFCMPTTLVDNLITGWPFNNTMCKMSGLVQGMSVSASVFTLVAIAVERFRCIVYPFRQKLTLRKALVTIVIIWVLALIIMCPSAVTLTVTKEEYHFMVDAYNNSYPLYSCWEAWPDKGMRKIYTTVLFSHIYLAPLTLIVIMYARIAFKLFKSSAPIRGSQSEENEGRRVSKRKVKVINMLIIVALFFTLSWLPLWTLMLLTDYGNLTEYQLNLITVYIFPFAHWLAFFNSSINPIVYGYFNENFRRGFQEAFKVQLCSVEREHKGTYSERNNNGFLFGIRNRIFVEVQGSDSVQPSESGQSNPPKTGLFPLKNGRVAHHGLLVEDLDSKGSSHNCVSIPAWDI; encoded by the exons gtagtgctttccttccttccaacACCAGTTTACCCTATTCCAAGAATGAAAGCAGCAGCCATGTGTTCAAGGACAACTACACTTTTTCATCTTACTACCAACATTCCTCCCCCATCGCTGCTATGTTCATCCTAGCCTATATCTTCATTTTCCTCATGTGCATGATTGGCAACATGCTGGTGTGCTTCATTGTGCTGAAGAATCGGCAGATGCGAACCGTCACCAACATGTTCATCCTCAACTTGGCCATCAGTGACCTGCTGGTGGGGATCTTTTGTATGCCAACCACCCTAGTGGACAACCTCATCACAG GTTGGCCATTTAACAACACCATGTGTAAAATGAGCGGACTGGTGCAAGGGATGTCTGTTTCAGCTTCAGTTTTCACACTGGTGGCTATTGCTGTGGAAAG gTTCCGATGTATCGTTTACCCCTTTAGACAGAAACTCACCCTGAGGAAAGCCCTGGTCACCATTGTAATCATTTGGGTCTTGGCTTTAATAATCATGTGTCCCTCAGCAGTCACCTTGACTGTCACCAAAGAGGAATATCACTTCATGGTGGATGCTTACAACAATTCCTACCCACTCTATTCCTGCTGGGAGGCATGGCCTGACAAGGGGATGCGAAAGATCTATACAACTGTACTCTTTTCTCACATTTACCTGGCTCCACTCACCTTAATTGTCATCATGTATGCCCGGATTGCTTTCAAACTTTTTAAGTCCTCTGCACCCATCCGGGGCTCCCAATCAGAGGAAAATGAGGGGAGAAGAGTCTCCAAGAGGAAAGTCAAGGTAATCAACATGTTAATCATAGTGGCATTGTTTTTTACCCTCTCCTGGTTGCCTCTGTGGACTTTAATGCTGCTGACAGATTATGGAAACCTAACAGAGTACCAGCTCAACCTGATTACAGTTTATATTTTCCCATTTGCCCATTGGCTGGCATTCTTCAACAGCAGCATCAACCCAATCGTCTATGGGTATTTCAACGAGAACTTCCGAAGAGGGTTCCAGGAGGCTTTCAAGGTCCAACTCTGCTCCGTGGAAAGAGAACATAAGGGCACCTATTCTGAGAGGAACAATAATGGGTTCCTTTTTGGCATACGCAATCGAATCTTTGTTGAAGTGCAAGGCAGTGATTCAGTGCAACCATCTGAGTCTGGACAAAGTAACCCCCCCAAAACTGGGTTATTTCCATTGAAGAATGGGCGGGTTGCTCACCATGGGCTGCTGGTTGAGGATTTGGACAGTAAAGGTTCTTCTCACAACTGTGTCAGCATCCCAGCTTGGGATATCTAA